One Ranitomeya variabilis isolate aRanVar5 chromosome 5, aRanVar5.hap1, whole genome shotgun sequence DNA window includes the following coding sequences:
- the LOC143774663 gene encoding olfactory receptor 11L1-like: MHEKNTTAVTEFLLLGFQVNRGFRMFLFCLFLVTYCLILCGNLLIITLVSTSQNLHTPMYFFISQLSVSDILLTTNIVPFILQILLTTEGTITFIGCITQFYFFCGSEAAECLLLTVMSYDRYVAICKPLHYTAIMTVRYCMILSIFCWISGFSLNLIESITIARLNFCNSNIIDHLYCDLVPLLELACSDTFIVDLEIYLLSIPTLIIPTTVIVMSYTYIILTVLRIPSSTSRKKAFSTCSSHLTVVSIFYWTMLSVYVVPTKGRTVTTSKILSLLYTVFTPLANPFLYSLRNEDIKKAIQETIYKNVI, from the coding sequence ATGCACGAGAAAAACACAACAGCGGTCACAGAGTTCCTTCTCTTAGGATTTCAAGTCAATCGAGGTTTTAGAATGTTCCTGTTCTGTTTATTCCTTGTCACTTATTGTTTGATATTATGTGGGAATCTCCTGATCATCACCCTGGTGTCCACCAGCCAGAACCTCCACACTCCAATGTACTTCTTCATCTCACAACTGTCCGTCAGTGACATCCTGTTGACTACAAATATTGTCCCTTTCATACTCCAAATTTTACTAACTACTGAGGGGACAATTACTTTTATTGGTTGCATCACTCAGTTTTATTTCTTCTGTGGTTCAGAAGCAGCTGAATGTCTTCTGCTCACAGTGATGTCGTATGACCGATATGTGGCCATCTGTAAACCTCTTCATTATACTGCTATTATGACAGTAAGATACTGTATGATATTGTCTATCTTCTGCTGGATCTCTGGATTTTCAttaaatttgattgagtccataacAATCGCAAGACTAAACTTTTGCAACTCAAACATCATTGACCATTTATACTGTGACCTTGTTCCCTTACTGGAACTTGCCTGTTCTGATACCTTCATTGTTGATTTAGAGATTTATTTACTTAGTATTCCAACTCTTATAATTCCAACTACAGTTATTGTCATGTCTTATACCTATATTATTCTGACAGTCCTACGGATTCCATCCAGTACCAGTAGAaagaaagccttctccacctgtagcTCCCACCTTACTGTGGTCTCCATATTCTACTGGACTATGCTTAGTGTTTATGTTGTTCCAACAAAAGGCCGAACAGTTACCACAAGTAAGATCCTgtcattgctatatactgtgtttaCTCCCTTGGCCAACCCTTTTTTGTACAGCCTGAGAAATGAAGATATTAAAAAAGCCATACAGGAAACTATTTATAAGAATGTGATATGA